CGCTTTTTACAGCGCTGATGATCTCCGGATAAGCCGCACATCGGCACAGATTTCCCGCCAGATAGTTCCTGATTTCTTCATCCGTCGGCATCGGATTTTCTTCCAGCAGCTTGTGCGTCATCAAAATAAAGCCCGACGTGCAGAAGCCGCATTGGAACGCGCCTTCGTCGATATACGCCTGTTGCACCAGGCTCAAACGACCGTCGCGATCGAGGTTCTCAATCGTCTCAACGGACTTGCCGTCAATGAATGCAGCAGGGCACAGGCAACCTGAGACCGCGATATCATCGACGATCACGGTACAGCAGCCACACAGACCCTGGCCGCAGCTTTCGCGGGCGCCGTGGAGATCCAGCCTGTTCAACAACTCGACAAGGTTTTCATGGGTCTGAACGAGCATTTCGGCCTTGCTTCCATTCAGTACAAAGCTGATCGACTTGGCGTGCTGATTCATCTCAATCTCCGATCGGGTTTCCGGCCTTGAGGCGGATTCCCCTCAACACGCTTTCCGCGCTCAGCGGCAGGTCGGTCAGGCGAATGCCGACCGCATCGTGAATCGCGTTGGCGATCGCTGGCGAAACGCCGAATGTCGCACTTTCTCCGAC
The Bradyrhizobium sp. KBS0727 genome window above contains:
- a CDS encoding (2Fe-2S)-binding protein, translated to MNQHAKSISFVLNGSKAEMLVQTHENLVELLNRLDLHGARESCGQGLCGCCTVIVDDIAVSGCLCPAAFIDGKSVETIENLDRDGRLSLVQQAYIDEGAFQCGFCTSGFILMTHKLLEENPMPTDEEIRNYLAGNLCRCAAYPEIISAVKSAARKMARS